One window from the genome of Zerene cesonia ecotype Mississippi chromosome 1, Zerene_cesonia_1.1, whole genome shotgun sequence encodes:
- the LOC119828549 gene encoding 40S ribosomal protein S18 yields the protein MSLVIPDKFQHILRIMNTNIDGKRKVMFAMTAIKGVGRRYSNIVLKKADIDLDKRAGECTEEEVEKIITIMSNPRQYKIPDWFLNRQKDIVDGKYSQLTSSNLDSKLREDLERLKKIRAHRGMRHYWGLRVRGQHTKTTGRRGRTVGVSKKK from the exons atg TCGCTCGTCATCCCTGATAAGTTTCAACATATTCTTCGTATTATGAATACGAACATTGATGGCAAACGTAAAGTTATGTTTGCCATGACTGCTATTAAGGGAGTTGGTCGCAGATATTCCAACATCGTATTGAAAAAAGCTGATATCGACCTCGACAAGCGTGCTGGAGAATGCACAGAAGAAGAG GTTGAAAAAATCATCACCATAATGTCAAATCCCAGGCAGTACAAAATTCCTGACTGGTTCTTAAATAGACAAAAAGACATTGTTGATGGTAAATACAGCCAGCTTACATCATCCAACTTGGACTCAAAACTCCGTGAAGATTTGGAGAGACTGAAGAAGATCCGTGCTCACAGAGGTATGCGTCACTACTGGGGTCTACGTGTACGTGGTCAGCACACCAAGACAACTGGCAGACGAGGCAGAACTGTGGGTGTATCTAAGAAGAAGTAA
- the LOC119829297 gene encoding protein catecholamines up produces the protein MFKLNKVAVLLCVVLTCIVLVLGHSHSHSHEPPSFKYSKDANEKDLPREAVSNYDLYVKALGSTIFISIVPFFILFFIPIDGTVEKQPLLKILLSFASGGLLGDAFLHLIPHALISSNGDVGHSNSHAHDNHEPHDLTVGLGVLGGIIAFLVVEKSVRLFSGGHGHSHGSDKKKDDKNKKNKAKKEEIKIAGYLNLAADFAHNFTDGLAIGASYIAGQNIGFITTVTILLHEIPHEIGDFAILVQSGCSRRKAMFLQLLTAFGAISGTVLSIYLQGSSDGLVSSLILPFTAGGFIYIATVSVIPELLEGSNKFSQSIKEILALLAGVYMMVIIAQYE, from the coding sequence atgtttaaattgaataaagttGCAGTTTTACTATGTGTAGTGTTAACATGTATAGTCTTGGTCCTAGGGCACTCGCACTCTCATTCACATGAACCTCCATCATTTAAATACAGTAAAGATGCAAATGAAAAAGATTTACCTCGGGAAGCTGTGTCGAACTatgatttgtatgtaaaagcACTGGGATCAACTATTTTCATAAGTATAGTaccattctttattttattcttcattCCAATTGATGGTACTGTCGAGAAACAACCATTACTGAAGATACTGTTATCATTTGCATCTGGTGGACTTTTGGGAGATGCGTTTCTTCATTTGATACCTCATGCGCTTATCTCTAGTAATGGTGACGTTGGCCACAGTAATAGTCACGCACATGATAATCACGAACCCCATGACCTCACAGTAGGATTGGGTGTGTTAGGTGGCATTATTGCATTCCTTGTAGTGGAAAAATCGGTACGACTGTTTAGTGGCGGACATGGTCATTCTCATGGAAGTGATAAGAAGAAAGAtgataaaaacaagaaaaataaagcaaagaaagaagaaataaaaattgctgGTTATTTAAACTTAGCTGCTGATTTTGCCCATAATTTTACTGATGGACTTGCAATCGGTGCATCATACATAGCAGGACAAAATATTGGATTTATCACAACTGTTACAATTTTGTTGCATGAAATTCCCCATGAAATTGGAGATTTTGCTATATTAGTTCAATCTGGATGTTCCCGAAGAAAGGCTATGTTTTTGCAGTTACTCACTGCTTTTGGTGCCATATCAGGAACTGTTTTGTCAATTTACCTTCAAGGCTCTAGTGATGGACTTGTCTCTTCTTTAATATTACCATTTACAGCCGGaggttttatatacatagcaACTGTTTCAGTTATTCCTGAATTGTTAGAAggatcaaataaattttctcaatCTATCAAAGAAATACTAGCATTATTAGCGGGTGTGTACATGATGGTGATTATAGCACAATATGAATAA
- the LOC119839799 gene encoding major facilitator superfamily domain-containing protein 1-like has translation MDNPDSNTNSRSMMEPPNSWCHPAHKVHRFVALILMCFLCFGSYFCYDTPGALADNFKSDSSLNTSQFALLYSIYSWPNVVLCFIGGYLIDRYFGVRLGTIIYMSILFVGAVVFAFGVYINKFWLMILGRFIFGIGGESLQVAVNNYVVLWFKGKELNMVFGLQLSFSRFGSTVNFWVMEPIYRWVAHYYGGYERLGVTLFLASLTCLGSLICGLILGWMDHRAEKILERSEEHANEPPFRLLDVLNFKTVFWLVSVICVAYYLAIFPFIALGKLFFERKFDFSPQDANTVNSMVYFLSAALSPFFGILIDKTGRNVTWVILSIITTIGSHFLLAFTFVNPYVGVISLGVSYSLLASGLWPLVAMIVPETQLGTAYGICQAVQNLGLATVIIFAGMIVDKYGYLMLEMFFLGCLFIALIAAVLIYILDSANSGVLNLSTHEREALKTPIIRTDERANLLDHVDSSDQEEVDARIDSQDDNNLTRDDLSQSDRIRSRYIAQILPNTNIPDRQ, from the exons ATGGATAATCCTGATAGCAACACAAATTCACGATCAATGATGGAGCCTCCAAATTCCTGGTGTCATCCAGCCCACAAAGTGCATAGATTTGTGGCTCTGATACTGATGTGCTTTCTTTGTTTTG GTTCTTATTTTTGCTACGACACACCTGGGGCCCTAGCAGACAACTTTAAGAGTGACTCTTCATTGAATACATCACAGTTTGCATTGCTTTATTCCATATACTCGTGGCCAAATGTGGTGTTATGTTTCATTGGCGGTTATCTCATTGATAG ATATTTTGGTGTTAGATTGGGCACAATTATATACATGTCCATTCTGTTTGTTGGTGCTGTTGTGTTTGCATTTGGTGTTTACATTAACAAATTTTGGCTAATGATACTTGGAAGGTTCATATTTGG CATTGGTGGGGAGTCACTGCAAGTTGCAGTTAATAACTATGTTGTTCTGTGGTTCAAAGGAAAAGAACTTAACATGGTTTTTGGATTGCAACTGTCCTTCTCTCGATTTGGTAGCACAGTAAACTTTTGGGTGATGGAACCTATTTATAGATGGGTAGCACATTACTATGGAGGGTATGAGCGATTGGGTGTTACTCTATTTTTGG CTTCCCTCACGTGCTTAGGATCTCTCATATGTGGGTTGATACTTGGATGGATGGATCATCGAGCTGAAAAAATTTTGGAGCGAAGCGAAGAACATGCCAATGAACCGCCTTTCCGTCTATTAGATGTATTGAATTTCAAAACTGTGTTCTGGCTTGTTTCTGTCATATGCGTGGCATACTATCTGGctatatttccatttattgCTTTGGGGAA gtTGTTTTTCGAAAGGAAATTCGACTTCAGTCCCCAAGATGCAAACACTGTTAATTCAATGGTTTATTTCCTATCAGCTGCTTTAAGTCCATTTTTTGGAATACTAATTGATAAGACTGGTCGAAATGTGACGTGggttattttaagtataataacgACTATTGGTTCTCATTTCTTACTCGCTTTCACATTTGTAAATCCTTATGTAGGAGTG ATCTCACTGGGAGTGTCATACTCCCTCCTAGCTAGTGGTTTGTGGCCGCTTGTAGCTATGATTGTTCCTGAAACACAATTGGGTACAGCCTATGGAAT atgTCAAGCAGTGCAAAATCTTGGACTTGCCACTGTGATCATATTTGCAGGAATGATTGTAGACAAATATGGGTATTTAATGTTGGAGATGTTTTTCTTGGGATGTCTCTTTA TTGCTTTGATTGCTGCAGTACTTATATACATTTTGGACTCCGCAAACTCTGGTGTACTTAATTTGTCCACACATGAAAGAGAAGCATTAAAAAC TCCCATTATACGTACTGACGAAAGAGCAAATCTCTTGGACCACGTGGACAGCTCGGACCAAGAGGAAGTTGACGCGAGGATCGATTCTCAAGATGACAATAATTTAACGCGAGATGACTTAAGTCAGTCTGACAGAATTAGAAGTAGATATATAGCACAAATATTGCCAAATACTAACATTCCTGATAGACAGTAG
- the LOC119839810 gene encoding major facilitator superfamily domain-containing protein 1-like — protein MDNPDSNTNSRSMMEPPNSWCHPAHKVHRFVALILMCFLCFGSYFCYDTPGALADNFKSDSSLNTSQFALLYSIYSWPNVVLCFIGGYLIDRYFGVRLGTIIYMSILFVGAVVFAFGVYINKFWLMILGRFIFGIGGESLQVAVNNYVVLWFKGKELNMVFGLQLSFSRFGSTVNFWVMEPIYRWVAHYYGGYERLGVTLFLASLTCLGSLICGLILGWMDHRAEKILERSEEHANEPPFRLLDVLNFKTVFWLVSVICVAYYLAIFPFIALGKLFFERKFDFSPQDANTVNSMVYFLSAALSPFFGILIDKTGRNVTWVILSIITTIGSHFLLAFTFVNPYVGVVSKNSYFLIFLL, from the exons ATGGATAATCCTGATAGCAACACAAATTCACGATCAATGATGGAGCCTCCAAATTCCTGGTGTCATCCAGCCCACAAAGTGCATAGATTTGTGGCTCTGATACTGATGTGCTTTCTTTGTTTTG GTTCTTATTTTTGCTACGACACACCTGGGGCCCTAGCAGACAACTTTAAGAGTGACTCTTCATTGAATACATCACAGTTTGCATTGCTTTATTCCATATACTCGTGGCCAAATGTGGTGTTATGTTTCATTGGCGGTTATCTCATTGATAG ataTTTTGGTGTTAGATTGGGCACAATTATATACATGTCCATTCTGTTTGTTGGTGCTGTTGTGTTTGCATTTGGTGTTTACATTAACAAATTTTGGCTAATGATACTTGGAAGGTTCATATTTGG CATTGGTGGGGAGTCACTGCAAGTTGCAGTTAATAACTATGTTGTTCTGTGGTTCAAAGGAAAAGAACTTAACATGGTTTTTGGATTGCAACTGTCCTTCTCTCGATTTGGTAGCACAGTAAACTTTTGGGTGATGGAACCTATTTATAGATGGGTAGCACATTACTATGGAGGGTATGAGCGATTGGGTGTTACTCTATTTTTGG CTTCCCTCACGTGCTTAGGATCTCTCATATGTGGGTTGATACTTGGATGGATGGATCATCGAGCTGAAAAAATTTTGGAGCGAAGCGAAGAACATGCCAATGAACCGCCTTTCCGTCTATTAGATGTATTGAATTTCAAAACTGTGTTCTGGCTTGTTTCTGTCATATGCGTGGCATACTATCTGGctatatttccatttattgCTTTGGGGAA gtTGTTTTTCGAAAGGAAATTCGACTTCAGTCCCCAAGATGCAAACACTGTTAACTCAATGGTTTATTTCCTATCAGCTGCTTTAAGTCCATTTTTTGGAATACTAATTGATAAGACTGGTCGAAATGTGACGTGggttattttaagtataataacgACTATTGGTTCTCATTTCTTACTCGCTTTCACATTTGTAAATCCTTATGTAGGAGTGGTAagtaaaaattcatattttttaattttcctatTATAG
- the LOC119839783 gene encoding carcinine transporter isoform X1, with translation MSERILDSESYNTQNTPAKEIHDDGIDLDDLLPKIGEFGIYQKCLLWFVCLPACLPCGFCAFNQLFMTDTPDHWCLVPELKNFSLEERKLMAIPKKANENNTFENCFRYAVNWSHILQTNGTILINESWPVEPCLNGYEYDTSEVISSVVIDFDLVCEYDVYPTLGLVALNVGGPIGVYSFGILNDRIGRKKTFFACLSTLLLGSLMTAYAHEYWFWVLARVIVGLTIPAVYQIPFIISLELAGPNYRSFVTVMTCIFYTLGLILLSGVTYVLRDWRSLALATSVPFFFYYLYWFVLPESPRWLLMRERLEEANNILKTIARVNGKQLPEEYTAKLQKQVLEQKENGIKETKSASAFALCKTPNMRLKTFLITLNWCASEMVYVGLSYYGPAIGSNQYMSFFLSSAVEIPSYIVCWILMDKVGRRWPLCLSMVISGIFCIVTVLLPNDAENETLILYLISKCFISASFLIIYPYAGELYPTELRGVGIGTSAYIGGLGLIIIPFINYLGTSNLVLPLVLMGGVAVIGGLTALRLPETLHTSLPQTAEEGEEFGKDWTYKDCWSCGGPRRIASEGDSYENLDQLELTQAPILEDEVTDLRPIRRNSMKKLVRQASILETQRDVDGNLKMTYWF, from the exons ATGTCGGAGCGAATATTAGATTCAGAAAGCTACAATACACAAAATACCCCg gcAAAAGAGATACATGATGATGGCATTGATTTAGACGATTTGCTGCCAAAAATAGGAGAATTCGGGATTTATCAAAAGTGTTTACTGTGGTTCGTATGCCTACCAGCATGCCTTCCGTGTGGTTTTTGTGCCTTCAATCAGCTTTTTATGACAGACACTCCAGACCATTGGTGTCTTGTGCCAGAACTGAAAAATTTCTCACTAGAAGAGAGAAAATTGATGGCTATCCCAAAAAAG GCAAACGAGAACAACACATTTGAAAATTGCTTTAGGTACGCCGTCAATTGGTcacatattttacaaacaaacggTACAATACTAATAAATGAGAGTTGGCCTGTAGAGCCATGTTTAAATGGCTATGAATATGATACTTCGGAAGTAATTTCTTCAGTGGTCATTGac TTTGATTTAGTTTGTGAATATGATGTTTACCCAACCTTAGGTTTAGTTGCTTTAAATGTCGGAGGACCTATTGGTGTTTATTCGTTTGGGATTTTAAACGATCGAATCGGTCGAAAGAAGACTTTTTTTGCATGTCTATCCACTTTATTACTGGGTAGTTTAATGACCGCTTATGCACATGAATATTGGTTTTGGGTCTTGGCAAGAGTGATAGTGGGATTGACGATTCCTGCTGTATATCAAataccatttataatat CTTTAGAATTAGCTGGACCAAACTACAGGTCATTTGTAACTGTAATgacttgtatattttacactCTGGGTCTTATATTACTCTCTGGGGTGACATACGTATTGCGTGATTGGAGGTCCCTCGCTCTAGCAACATCTGTACCCTTCTTCTTTTACTACTTGTATTGGTTCGTTTTACCCGAATCCCCAAGATGGTTATTAATGAGAGAAAGGCTCGAAGAAGCTAACAATATACTAAAAACGATTGCGAGAGTGAATGGTAAACAATTACCAGAAGAGTATACggcaaaattacaaaaacaagttttggagcaaaaagaaaatggaataaaagaaacaaaatcaGCCAGTGCTTTTGCCTTATGTAAAACTCCGAATATGAGACTAAAGACATTTCTAATAACACTGAACTGGTGTGCTTCCGAGATGGTGTACGTCGGTCTCAGTTATTATGGGCCAGCAATAGGAAGCAATCAGTACATGAGTTTCTTCTTATCATCTGCGGTGGAAATCCCCAGTTATATCGTGTGTTGGATACTTATGGATAAAGTAGGCCGTCGCTGGCCTTTGTGTTTATCAATGGTCATCAGCGGCATCTTTTGCATAGTCACAGTACTTTTGCCCAATG ATGCGGAAAACGAGACCCTAATTCTGTATTTAATatcgaaatgttttatatcagcttcatttttaattatatatccaTATGCTGGCGAACTCTATCCAACAGAATTAAGAGGTGTGGGGATTGGAACGTCAGCGTATATTGGAGGGCTGGGTTTGATAATAATACcttttattaactattta GGTACGAGTAATTTAGTGCTGCCATTGGTGTTAATGGGCGGTGTGGCCGTTATTGGAGGATTAACTGCACTCCGCTTGCCAGAGACCCTTCATACCTCTTTACCACAAACTGCTGAGGAAGGCGAAGAATTTGGCAAAGATTGGACATATAAAGACTGCTGGAGTTGTGGAGGGCCCAG AAGAATTGCATCCGAGGGTGATTCATATGAAAACTTAGACCAACTGGAGTTGACTCAAGCTCCAATTTTAGAAGATGAAGTAACAGACTTGCGACCGATTCGACGTAATTCTATGAAGAAATTAGTACGACAAGCGAGCATTCTGGAGACACAGCGAGATGTGGACGGCAATTTAAAGATGACTTATTGGTTTTAG
- the LOC119839783 gene encoding carcinine transporter isoform X2 has translation MSERILDSESYNTQNTPAKEIHDDGIDLDDLLPKIGEFGIYQKCLLWFVCLPACLPCGFCAFNQLFMTDTPDHWCLVPELKNFSLEERKLMAIPKKANENNTFENCFRYAVNWSHILQTNGTILINESWPVEPCLNGYEYDTSEVISSVVIDFDLVCEYDVYPTLGLVALNVGGPIGVYSFGILNDRIGRKKTFFACLSTLLLGSLMTAYAHEYWFWVLARVIVGLTIPAVYQIPFIISLELAGPNYRSFVTVMTCIFYTLGLILLSGVTYVLRDWRSLALATSVPFFFYYLYWFVLPESPRWLLMRERLEEANNILKTIARVNGKQLPEEYTAKLQKQVLEQKENGIKETKSASAFALCKTPNMRLKTFLITLNWCASEMVYVGLSYYGPAIGSNQYMSFFLSSAVEIPSYIVCWILMDKVGRRWPLCLSMVISGIFCIVTVLLPNDAENETLILYLISKCFISASFLIIYPYAGELYPTELRGVGIGTSAYIGGLGLIIIPFINYLGTSNLVLPLVLMGGVAVIGGLTALRLPETLHTSLPQTAEEGEEFGKDWTYKDCWSCGGPRIASEGDSYENLDQLELTQAPILEDEVTDLRPIRRNSMKKLVRQASILETQRDVDGNLKMTYWF, from the exons ATGTCGGAGCGAATATTAGATTCAGAAAGCTACAATACACAAAATACCCCg gcAAAAGAGATACATGATGATGGCATTGATTTAGACGATTTGCTGCCAAAAATAGGAGAATTCGGGATTTATCAAAAGTGTTTACTGTGGTTCGTATGCCTACCAGCATGCCTTCCGTGTGGTTTTTGTGCCTTCAATCAGCTTTTTATGACAGACACTCCAGACCATTGGTGTCTTGTGCCAGAACTGAAAAATTTCTCACTAGAAGAGAGAAAATTGATGGCTATCCCAAAAAAG GCAAACGAGAACAACACATTTGAAAATTGCTTTAGGTACGCCGTCAATTGGTcacatattttacaaacaaacggTACAATACTAATAAATGAGAGTTGGCCTGTAGAGCCATGTTTAAATGGCTATGAATATGATACTTCGGAAGTAATTTCTTCAGTGGTCATTGac TTTGATTTAGTTTGTGAATATGATGTTTACCCAACCTTAGGTTTAGTTGCTTTAAATGTCGGAGGACCTATTGGTGTTTATTCGTTTGGGATTTTAAACGATCGAATCGGTCGAAAGAAGACTTTTTTTGCATGTCTATCCACTTTATTACTGGGTAGTTTAATGACCGCTTATGCACATGAATATTGGTTTTGGGTCTTGGCAAGAGTGATAGTGGGATTGACGATTCCTGCTGTATATCAAataccatttataatat CTTTAGAATTAGCTGGACCAAACTACAGGTCATTTGTAACTGTAATgacttgtatattttacactCTGGGTCTTATATTACTCTCTGGGGTGACATACGTATTGCGTGATTGGAGGTCCCTCGCTCTAGCAACATCTGTACCCTTCTTCTTTTACTACTTGTATTGGTTCGTTTTACCCGAATCCCCAAGATGGTTATTAATGAGAGAAAGGCTCGAAGAAGCTAACAATATACTAAAAACGATTGCGAGAGTGAATGGTAAACAATTACCAGAAGAGTATACggcaaaattacaaaaacaagttttggagcaaaaagaaaatggaataaaagaaacaaaatcaGCCAGTGCTTTTGCCTTATGTAAAACTCCGAATATGAGACTAAAGACATTTCTAATAACACTGAACTGGTGTGCTTCCGAGATGGTGTACGTCGGTCTCAGTTATTATGGGCCAGCAATAGGAAGCAATCAGTACATGAGTTTCTTCTTATCATCTGCGGTGGAAATCCCCAGTTATATCGTGTGTTGGATACTTATGGATAAAGTAGGCCGTCGCTGGCCTTTGTGTTTATCAATGGTCATCAGCGGCATCTTTTGCATAGTCACAGTACTTTTGCCCAATG ATGCGGAAAACGAGACCCTAATTCTGTATTTAATatcgaaatgttttatatcagcttcatttttaattatatatccaTATGCTGGCGAACTCTATCCAACAGAATTAAGAGGTGTGGGGATTGGAACGTCAGCGTATATTGGAGGGCTGGGTTTGATAATAATACcttttattaactattta GGTACGAGTAATTTAGTGCTGCCATTGGTGTTAATGGGCGGTGTGGCCGTTATTGGAGGATTAACTGCACTCCGCTTGCCAGAGACCCTTCATACCTCTTTACCACAAACTGCTGAGGAAGGCGAAGAATTTGGCAAAGATTGGACATATAAAGACTGCTGGAGTTGTGGAGGGCCCAG AATTGCATCCGAGGGTGATTCATATGAAAACTTAGACCAACTGGAGTTGACTCAAGCTCCAATTTTAGAAGATGAAGTAACAGACTTGCGACCGATTCGACGTAATTCTATGAAGAAATTAGTACGACAAGCGAGCATTCTGGAGACACAGCGAGATGTGGACGGCAATTTAAAGATGACTTATTGGTTTTAG